In Ursus arctos isolate Adak ecotype North America unplaced genomic scaffold, UrsArc2.0 scaffold_2, whole genome shotgun sequence, the genomic stretch ATTCAAACCCTGAACTAGCCCAAAGACACTCTTTGCTGCAATGAAGTTTTTCTTAGATTTGCAACTAGATCTTAgatcttaattatttaaattgtaaaatatgaATCCACTTCTCATGATAGATGAAGCAGGAAGCCTGAGACAatttaagactttttctttttctcatttgttctaGTTGATCCCTAACAAACTACTTCTCTGAGGAGACCAAACAGCCCACAAAGGCTTTTCTTCCCTtggcaattgattttttttttcttttcacagatttcatttttcatagtGCAAGGTAATAGGAAATCCATTTTCTCTAGAAGTGCCTGTGTCTTCAGAAAGTTGTTTGAGAGCACCAGAGGAAGCTAATCAGTGACCTTTTTTCACCTCCTTTCTAGCTTacctccctttctcccccccccccccaaattgagATGTGTCACTGCTGCACTGAGCTGGTGAAGAGGCTTGAGTACTCTCTGGGAGGCTCAGCTGTGACAGAAGCACTGCCACTGTCTCCCGAAGCTGATCCCCAGGCACTAATGTGCAGAGCTTAACACATGCTGGACAGGGCACCTGCTTGCTGGAGCCAAGACTGCACATTCCTTTAATTCCAAGCCATGAATGAGTCCAGGTGGACTGAATGGAGCATCTTGAACATGAGCAGTGGCATCGTGAATGTGTCTGAACGTCACTCCTGCCCACTTGGATTTGGCTACTACAGTGCAGTGGATGTGTGCATCTTTGAGACCGTTGTTATTGTCTTGCTGACATTTCTAATCATTGCCGGGAATTTAACGGTCATCTTTGTCTTTCACTGTGCTCCACTCCTGCACCATTATACTACCAGCTACTTTATTCAGACGATGGCATATGCTGATCTTTTCGTTGGAGTTAGCTGCTTGGTTCCTACTCTCTCACTTCTTCACTACTCCACAGGTATCCATGAGTCATTGACTTGCCAGGTTTTTGGATATATCATCTCCGTTCTAAAGAGTGTTTCTATGGCATGTCTTGCTTGCATCAGTGTGGATCGCTATCTTGCGATAACCAAGCCTCTTTCCTACAATCAACTGGTCACCCCTTGtcgcctgagaatttgcattattttaatcTGGATCTACTCTTGCCTGattttcttgccttcctttttCGGCTGGGGGAAACCAGGGTACCACGGTGACATTTTTGAATGGTGTGCCACCTCTTGGCTCACCAGTGCCTATTTTACTGGCtttattgtttgtttactttATGCTCCTGCCGCCTTTGTTGTCTGCTTCACTTACTTCCACATTTTCAAAATTTGCCGGCAGCACACCAAAGAGATAAATGACCGGAGGGCCCGATTTCCTAGCCACGAGGTGGATGCCTCTGGAGAGACTGGACACAGCCCCGACCGTCGCTACGCCATGGTTTTGTTTCGGATAACCAGTGTGTTTTACATGCTGTGGCTCCCTTACATAATTTACTTTCTTCTAGAAAGCTCCCGGGTCTTGGACAATCCAGCACTGTCCTTCCTAACAACCTGGCTTGCTATAAGTAATAGTTTTTGTAACTGTGTAATTTATAGCCTTTCCAACAGTGTTTTCCGGCTAGGCCTCCGAAGACTGTCCGAGACAATGTGCACATCTTGTATGTGTGTGAAGGATCAGGAAGCACGAGACCCCAAACCTAGGAAACGGGCTAATTCCTGCTCCATTTGAAGAGAACTATATAGGAATCAAATGTAATCTGATAGGGGTTTTGGATTGTGTTCTTGATTCTTCTGGAAATTTGCCactaaagaaatatttacttGAATAGTCGACTATGAGATGAAGGGActagaggtttctttttttttttttttcctcttttcccatgGTCGTGGGGGGTTACTAGAGAAAAGAATGTATAGAGGGTAATCTCATGAGATAATTATAGTGTGTGAATATAACTGTACAGTAATAACAAAATTAAGCACTGAGGATGATAAAAGTATTGAAAAAAGTATCTCAGATCTTCCACAGGACATGAATAAAGTCCCTCGGCGTCTCTGTCTTTTCTGAGCTCTCTCCTCTGTCTTTGCCTCtcattctgtctgtctctgtctctctcactctctttgtGTTTGTGGAAATTACTTACATAAATTGCCCTTTATAGGAAAATgctacatattatatatgtggCAAAGTACAGTTTTTTGCCTCAAAGTATACTTTTAAACATGCTGATCTGCAATCCATAAGTGGTTTCTCCATGAAGGATGCCTAGTAAGC encodes the following:
- the GPR52 gene encoding G-protein coupled receptor 52 translates to MNESRWTEWSILNMSSGIVNVSERHSCPLGFGYYSAVDVCIFETVVIVLLTFLIIAGNLTVIFVFHCAPLLHHYTTSYFIQTMAYADLFVGVSCLVPTLSLLHYSTGIHESLTCQVFGYIISVLKSVSMACLACISVDRYLAITKPLSYNQLVTPCRLRICIILIWIYSCLIFLPSFFGWGKPGYHGDIFEWCATSWLTSAYFTGFIVCLLYAPAAFVVCFTYFHIFKICRQHTKEINDRRARFPSHEVDASGETGHSPDRRYAMVLFRITSVFYMLWLPYIIYFLLESSRVLDNPALSFLTTWLAISNSFCNCVIYSLSNSVFRLGLRRLSETMCTSCMCVKDQEARDPKPRKRANSCSI